One Paroedura picta isolate Pp20150507F chromosome 3, Ppicta_v3.0, whole genome shotgun sequence genomic window carries:
- the BHLHE40 gene encoding class E basic helix-loop-helix protein 40, giving the protein MERITSAQPPPPCLGKLPALESNEMPGLDFTHMYQVYKPRRGLKRGDDSKETYKLPHRLIEKKRRDRINECIAQLKDLLPEHLKLTTLGHLEKAVVLELTLKHVKALTSLIEQQQQQIIALQKGLHADELPPRSLESSQEMFRSGFQMCAKEVLQYVAKHETSKELKSSQLISHLQRVASEVLQSGASRKSGEAVPKMMDLKENSGSLTKVAEAHGRNCVPVIQRTFAHSSGEQSGSDTDTDSGYGGELEKSDSKSDPQYFKKDSDLKYSVQERLGSIKQESEDPPAKRTRMETSEDDGGCFSSEVLGSPSSFLGPHPHQPPLCLPFYLIPPSATAYLPMLEKCWYPASVPVLYPSLQASTAALSGLMSPDKISSPLLMSQRLPSPVPSHSPMDSTALLHALRQMSPLNLDTKE; this is encoded by the exons ATGGAAAGGATCACCAGCGCCCAGCCTCCTCCACCTTGCCTGGGCAAGCTGCCTGCCCTAGAGAGCAACGAAATGCCGGG GTTGGATTTTACTCACATGTATCAAGTGTATAAGCCCAGAAGAGGGTTAAAGAGAGGGGACGACAGTAAG GAGACCTATAAGTTGCCCCACAGACTGATAGAAAAGAAAAGACGCGATAGGATTAATGAGTGCATTGCCCAACTGAAAGATCTTTTACCAGAACATCTCAAACTTACA ACTTTAGGTCACTTGGAAAAGGCCGTTGTCCTTGAACTTACCTTGAAGCATGTGAAAGCCCTCACCAGCCTCattgaacagcagcagcagcaaatcaTCGCTCTGCAGAAAGGTTTACATGCTG ATGAGCTACCACCAAGGAGCCTTGAGTCTAGCCAGGAGATGTTTCGATCTGGTTTCCAGATGTGTGCCAAAGAAGTGCTGCAATACGTGGCAAAACACGAGACTAGCAAGGAACTGAAATCTTCCCAGCTCATCAGCCACCTACAAAGAGTGGCCTCTGAAGTCCTTCAGAGCGGAGCCAGCAGAAAATCTGGAGAGGCCGTGCCTAAAATGATGGACTTGAAAGAGAATTCCGGCTCCTTGACCAAAGTGGCTGAGGCACATGGGAGGAACTGTGTGCCAGTGATTCAGAGGACTTTTGCCCATTCCAGTGGAGAGCAGAGTGGCAGCGACACAGACACGGACAGTGGATATGGGGGAGAGCTGGAAAAAAGTGACTCCAAATCTGACCCGCAGTATTTCAAGAAGGACTCTGACCTCAAATACTCTGTCCAAGAAAGACTCGGTTCTATCAAACAAGAAAGTGAGGACCCCCCTGCCAAGAGAACCAGGATGGAAACGTCGGAGGACGATGGCGGCTGCTTTAGTAGTGAAGTCCTTGGCTCCCCAAGCAGTTTCTTGGGTCCTCACCCTCATCAGCCTCCTCTGTGCCTGCCGTTCTATTTGATCCCACCCTCTGCAACAGCCTATCTGCCTATGTTGGAGAAGTGTTGGTATCCGGCCTCCGTGCCTGTCTTGTATCCAAGCCTCCAAGCGTCCACCGCAGCTCTTTCCGGGTTAATGAGCCCTGATAAAATTTCTTCACCTTTATTGATGTCTCAACGGCTCCCTTCTCCAGTCCCATCTCATTCCCCCATGGACTCTACTGCTCTGCTTCACGCCTTGAGGCAGATGTCTCCTTTGAATCTGGATACCAAAGAGTAG